One stretch of Paenibacillus sp. AN1007 DNA includes these proteins:
- a CDS encoding AraC family transcriptional regulator ligand-binding domain-containing protein: MTTQSFDRIKMPPGFWGGLCQLGIAAHDVVRKAGLPLTIISEPAVITAQYYAIWQAYSDLAGDIAQGIIKLATTYEVAKYPPTILATYHACDYRDALQRMSRYKLLCPPERLNMIEDGEECTIELDWLVTDQSCPPLLVGITLAFLLELGRRGTGQHLTAKAVEFAQPMGNAQVLEAYFGCRVRTDADRNRLTLHRRDLDRPFLTYNKELLEILTPALDCTIHEHQETCSVSEMVQWIMKRSFSAGRPDMHTIAKEMGMSDRTLQRRLTDENTSFVILLKKARHEQARMYLADLSLDIKEVAFLLGYEDQNSFYRAFRTWEGDTPAHWRSEYAEGYAAQAEDTHSDIQRSH; encoded by the coding sequence CTGCCGCTTACGATTATTTCGGAGCCGGCTGTAATTACTGCTCAATATTATGCAATCTGGCAGGCATATTCCGACTTAGCAGGGGATATTGCTCAAGGAATAATCAAACTTGCAACCACATATGAAGTCGCGAAATATCCGCCAACAATATTAGCCACCTATCACGCCTGTGATTATCGTGATGCATTGCAGCGGATGTCCCGATATAAGCTGCTCTGTCCTCCCGAAAGGTTGAACATGATTGAAGACGGCGAGGAATGCACGATTGAGTTGGATTGGCTCGTTACCGATCAATCTTGTCCACCGTTACTGGTTGGTATAACGCTGGCATTTCTGCTTGAGTTGGGACGGCGGGGGACAGGTCAGCATCTGACAGCAAAAGCTGTAGAATTTGCACAGCCGATGGGAAATGCACAGGTTCTCGAAGCGTACTTTGGGTGCCGCGTCCGAACAGATGCCGATCGGAATCGATTGACACTGCATCGGAGAGATTTGGATCGTCCTTTTCTTACTTATAATAAAGAATTGCTTGAAATTCTCACCCCTGCACTGGACTGTACGATACATGAACATCAAGAAACTTGTTCTGTGTCGGAGATGGTCCAATGGATTATGAAGCGCAGCTTCAGCGCCGGACGTCCCGATATGCATACGATAGCCAAGGAAATGGGCATGAGCGATCGTACGCTTCAGCGCCGACTAACCGATGAGAACACAAGCTTCGTAATTCTGCTTAAAAAGGCAAGGCATGAACAGGCACGAATGTATCTGGCAGACTTATCTCTGGACATTAAAGAAGTGGCATTCCTGCTTGGATATGAAGACCAAAACTCATTTTACCGGGCATTCCGTACTTGGGAAGGCGATACACCTGCTCATTGGCGCAGCGAATATGCGGAAGGATATGCAGCTCAGGCAGAAGATACACATTCGGACATTCAACGTAGTCATTAA
- the nikA gene encoding nickel ABC transporter substrate-binding protein produces MFTKKKPLLVLISLALSAAVLLTACGASTSSPAAQGNTITQANKNVHFLYNFSTSSLDPHVDSSYVPLRAGITETLLRLDEDNLTVAPWLAESWESKDGRHWTIHLRDNVTFQNGKPMTGEAVKASLERALKENVAIQNTLKVDTIKAEGNKLEITTTEPFPEFASELVNPNTAIIDVSEPDIVNKPVGTGPFKLTSFTAGSKLELSRYDTYWDGASPLNSVTFSFNEDANARSLALKSGQVDIVYRPEVESLDSLKAIDGLKVESTSTFRVHQLTMNMQRESIKDVNVRRALDALIDRKGIVDTILLGYGEPAIGPFLPSLPFAPKYTHAAAESGPDVAVKYLGEAGYTQQNGVMTRDGKPLKLTLLTYSSRADLPLIAQVFQSDAKKIGIDVQIRQIDAPEEYMASNRDWDIATYSNLTAPRGDAGYYLNATYHPKGALNFSGSEDPALTKIIDELNLTVEPQKRAELAEKAANYVHDNVLNSFVLHPATIVAYNGKKVKNWVTTRSEYYMITNKLDVM; encoded by the coding sequence TTGTTTACGAAAAAGAAGCCTTTGCTGGTGCTAATCTCCTTGGCCCTGAGTGCTGCAGTGCTGCTCACCGCTTGTGGAGCATCCACATCTAGTCCGGCGGCGCAAGGCAATACCATTACCCAAGCGAATAAGAACGTTCACTTCTTATATAACTTCTCCACCAGCTCCCTTGATCCGCATGTGGATTCAAGTTATGTGCCGCTGCGTGCGGGCATCACGGAAACGCTGCTGCGTCTGGATGAGGACAATCTGACCGTTGCGCCGTGGCTTGCCGAGAGCTGGGAGAGTAAAGATGGTCGGCACTGGACGATTCATCTGCGCGACAATGTGACTTTCCAGAATGGTAAACCGATGACAGGGGAAGCGGTTAAAGCATCTCTGGAGCGGGCGCTGAAGGAGAACGTGGCCATCCAAAACACATTGAAGGTGGATACGATCAAAGCCGAAGGGAACAAACTGGAGATCACCACGACCGAGCCGTTCCCTGAGTTTGCATCCGAACTGGTTAATCCGAACACGGCGATTATTGACGTTAGTGAGCCGGATATTGTGAACAAACCTGTCGGTACAGGCCCGTTCAAGCTTACTTCATTCACGGCAGGCAGCAAGCTGGAGCTGAGCCGCTACGATACATACTGGGACGGGGCTTCGCCGCTGAACTCCGTGACATTTTCGTTCAATGAAGATGCCAACGCACGTTCACTTGCACTGAAGTCCGGTCAAGTAGACATTGTCTACCGCCCGGAAGTGGAAAGTCTGGATTCCCTCAAAGCCATTGATGGGTTGAAAGTCGAATCCACCTCCACGTTCCGCGTGCACCAGTTAACGATGAATATGCAGCGGGAGAGCATCAAGGATGTGAATGTCCGCCGAGCGCTGGATGCGCTAATTGACCGCAAGGGCATTGTCGATACGATCCTGCTTGGCTACGGCGAGCCTGCCATTGGCCCGTTCCTGCCATCGCTGCCCTTTGCGCCTAAATACACACATGCAGCAGCGGAGAGCGGCCCGGATGTGGCTGTAAAATATCTTGGCGAAGCTGGTTACACCCAGCAAAACGGTGTGATGACCAGAGACGGCAAACCCTTGAAGCTGACGCTGCTCACCTATTCGTCACGCGCCGATCTGCCGCTCATTGCACAAGTGTTCCAGTCCGATGCGAAAAAGATCGGGATCGATGTGCAGATTCGTCAGATTGATGCACCGGAAGAATACATGGCCTCCAACCGGGACTGGGACATCGCAACATACAGTAATCTAACCGCTCCACGAGGGGATGCGGGTTATTATCTGAATGCGACATACCATCCGAAGGGTGCGCTGAACTTTAGCGGATCGGAAGACCCGGCACTGACCAAGATCATCGACGAACTGAACCTTACCGTTGAACCGCAGAAACGCGCGGAGCTGGCAGAGAAAGCAGCGAATTATGTACATGATAACGTGCTGAACTCCTTTGTACTGCATCCAGCAACGATTGTGGCCTACAACGGCAAGAAGGTGAAGAACTGGGTTACCACGCGCAGTGAATATTACATGATCACAAACAAGCTGGATGTGATGTAA
- the nikC gene encoding nickel transporter permease, protein MKTMPLRMPSTKTKKHSWQAIIGMLFALLVIAVSLYAFLYLKHDHTLTDLRGRLQGMSVLHPLGTDHLGRDVLTRLLLGGGQTLGYSLLALGSALLIGIPFGLIAGYKRGWIDKLFMRIADAFLAFPDTIVAIVLSGLLGAGIGNLVLAIVIVKWVSYARLVRSTVLSESQKDYIRVARTNGLSDARIMTKHLLPHIAGHVLVLASLDLGKIILLISSLSYIGLGAQPPTPEWGAMLNDSRPYFQSRPELMVFPGLAIVSVVLLANMLGDYLRDRFDVKKEVQS, encoded by the coding sequence ATGAAAACAATGCCCCTGCGCATGCCGTCAACCAAAACAAAAAAGCACAGCTGGCAGGCCATCATCGGCATGCTGTTTGCACTGCTCGTTATCGCGGTCTCCCTCTATGCCTTTTTATACCTTAAACATGATCACACCCTCACCGACCTGCGCGGCAGACTGCAGGGCATGAGTGTGCTTCACCCGCTCGGCACTGACCATCTGGGCCGTGATGTGCTGACACGTCTGCTTCTGGGGGGCGGCCAGACACTCGGTTACAGCCTGCTGGCACTCGGCTCAGCACTGCTTATAGGTATTCCGTTTGGTCTAATAGCAGGGTACAAACGCGGCTGGATCGACAAGCTGTTCATGCGTATTGCAGATGCGTTTCTGGCTTTCCCGGATACCATCGTGGCGATTGTACTGAGCGGTCTACTTGGTGCAGGCATCGGCAATCTGGTACTGGCGATTGTCATTGTGAAATGGGTGAGTTACGCACGTCTCGTTCGAAGCACCGTCCTATCCGAGTCGCAAAAGGATTACATCCGTGTGGCCCGGACGAACGGTCTGTCCGATGCACGAATCATGACCAAACATCTGCTGCCGCATATTGCAGGTCATGTGCTGGTGCTGGCGAGTCTGGATCTCGGCAAAATCATCCTGCTGATCTCATCCTTATCCTACATCGGACTCGGCGCACAGCCACCAACACCCGAATGGGGAGCGATGCTGAACGACTCGCGTCCCTATTTCCAATCCAGACCTGAGCTGATGGTCTTTCCGGGACTCGCTATTGTCTCCGTTGTGCTGCTGGCGAATATGCTGGGCGACTACCTGAGAGACCGGTTTGATGTGAAAAAGGAGGTGCAGTCATGA
- a CDS encoding diguanylate cyclase, whose amino-acid sequence MNPLVWYDLSLFVLLFGVGVYVFAAVRITNLHKVYFLFHGLMMMWPFCQFAITLTDDPGLQLFYVLLSFVSVSLLGSGWLLLTLFITGYAERLSNARLMLLFVPAVIGAIGVVANSWHDFVMPLEGGYIHRAYGPWFWVVMSILVSYFVSSLVIMFRAVFSSKTPAMIQKQVKITLWGIFVLAAFAALDAILNVLLSRWLPIIPGLTSLGIFLSDLFFVYVIKRYNVFNLVSIAHEDVINTIPYGILVLDENGVIVEENKASRLFIEQHVGDVWDMEAFLAGGTAEGDARRFLNTYRLKKMELCQIEVIVERDHQLCHYILQSSPIVDSALAPLGHLLTFQDVTQERFYAKAMNQQYRTLHERTEALDLIRQELSEANRKLEELVLTDSLTNCYNRRYLKQHLNHEVLTNLQYKMPFSLMLLDIDHFKAVNDHYGHVIGDEVLVRTAEVLRQSVRSTDILTRYGGEEFMIYLPHTEHDLAIEIAERVRRAVESNRIEADHEIGDIAITISVGILSIDDFEYDDDEVPEDGDRYLIQLFNAVDKALYRAKQKGRNRVEYGVLERGAV is encoded by the coding sequence GTGAACCCTTTAGTGTGGTATGACCTTTCGTTGTTCGTGCTGTTGTTTGGTGTGGGCGTGTATGTGTTTGCTGCGGTTAGAATTACGAACTTACATAAAGTGTACTTTTTGTTTCATGGTTTAATGATGATGTGGCCGTTCTGTCAGTTTGCGATTACGCTTACAGATGATCCGGGGCTGCAGTTGTTCTATGTTTTGCTGTCCTTTGTTTCGGTCTCTCTGCTGGGGAGCGGGTGGCTGCTGCTGACACTCTTTATCACCGGTTATGCGGAACGGCTGAGTAATGCGCGTTTGATGCTTTTGTTTGTACCTGCTGTGATCGGAGCAATTGGGGTAGTGGCCAATTCATGGCATGATTTTGTGATGCCTCTGGAGGGTGGATATATCCATCGTGCTTATGGCCCTTGGTTCTGGGTTGTGATGTCCATTTTGGTGAGCTACTTCGTTTCCTCTCTGGTGATCATGTTCCGCGCCGTATTCTCGTCCAAGACACCCGCGATGATTCAAAAGCAGGTCAAAATTACCCTATGGGGTATTTTTGTGCTGGCTGCGTTTGCAGCCCTTGATGCGATTCTGAATGTGCTGCTGAGCCGCTGGCTGCCAATCATTCCGGGTCTGACCTCGCTCGGGATTTTCCTGTCCGATCTGTTCTTTGTGTATGTGATCAAAAGGTACAATGTGTTCAATCTGGTCTCCATTGCCCATGAGGACGTCATTAATACGATCCCCTATGGCATCTTGGTGCTGGATGAGAACGGAGTCATTGTGGAGGAGAATAAAGCCTCTCGTTTGTTTATAGAACAGCATGTGGGGGATGTCTGGGACATGGAGGCATTTCTTGCAGGGGGGACTGCTGAGGGGGATGCCCGGAGGTTTTTGAATACGTATCGTTTGAAAAAAATGGAGCTTTGCCAGATCGAAGTGATTGTGGAGAGGGATCATCAGCTTTGTCACTACATTCTGCAGTCATCTCCAATCGTAGATTCGGCTCTTGCTCCGTTAGGGCATCTGCTGACGTTCCAAGATGTTACGCAGGAACGCTTCTATGCCAAGGCGATGAATCAGCAGTATAGAACGCTGCATGAGCGCACCGAGGCACTGGATCTGATTCGACAGGAGTTGTCCGAGGCCAACCGCAAGCTGGAAGAGCTGGTCCTGACGGACAGTCTGACGAATTGTTATAATCGCCGCTATCTGAAGCAGCATCTAAACCACGAAGTACTCACAAACCTGCAGTACAAAATGCCGTTCTCTCTTATGCTGCTCGATATTGATCATTTTAAAGCGGTCAACGATCATTATGGTCATGTCATTGGAGATGAAGTACTGGTGCGTACAGCAGAGGTGCTTCGGCAATCTGTACGCAGTACGGATATTCTAACCCGCTATGGCGGAGAGGAATTCATGATCTACCTGCCGCATACGGAGCATGACTTGGCCATTGAGATTGCGGAGCGTGTAAGAAGGGCAGTGGAGTCCAACCGTATAGAAGCAGACCATGAGATTGGGGACATAGCGATTACAATCAGTGTTGGAATTCTGTCGATTGATGATTTTGAGTATGATGACGACGAGGTGCCGGAAGATGGCGATCGATACCTAATCCAGCTCTTTAATGCGGTGGACAAGGCACTGTATCGGGCGAAGCAAAAGGGCCGAAACCGGGTGGAGTATGGGGTATTGGAGCGGGGAGCGGTGTGA
- the nikB gene encoding nickel ABC transporter permease yields MFRILIRKFLEVFVFLLFIMFVSFLFIRLAPGDPVLTILNVEELSVSKEQVEALREEMGFNDSLPVQFGRWLLDFVRMDFGVSYSTGQPVMQTLMRALPATAELTIGSLLIMLIVAIPLGSLSALYRGSWIDQGSRIISILGAAVPSFWLGLILIDLFGVRFGSLPTMGRDGFTSLMLPSLTLGLAISSVYVRLLRSSLLDSLSQEFVRSARARGISEGRIFFLHAFRHSLPPVITVFGVSLGSLIGGVVVIEVLFAYPGIGKLVVDAIRQRDYPLIQGYILIMAIIVFLVNTAVDLSYRYLNPEMKLKEREAHR; encoded by the coding sequence ATGTTTCGCATTTTGATTCGCAAGTTTCTGGAGGTATTTGTATTTCTGCTCTTCATTATGTTTGTGAGCTTTCTGTTCATCCGGCTTGCTCCCGGCGATCCAGTGCTGACCATCCTGAATGTTGAGGAATTATCGGTCAGCAAGGAGCAAGTCGAAGCGCTGCGGGAGGAGATGGGCTTTAATGACTCGCTTCCGGTACAGTTTGGTCGCTGGCTGCTTGATTTTGTACGGATGGACTTTGGTGTATCCTATTCAACAGGTCAGCCGGTGATGCAGACACTGATGCGCGCACTTCCGGCAACAGCCGAGCTGACAATCGGTTCACTGCTGATCATGTTAATCGTGGCCATCCCGCTGGGCTCCCTGTCCGCACTCTATCGGGGCAGCTGGATCGATCAGGGCAGCCGCATCATATCGATTCTGGGTGCCGCAGTGCCCAGCTTCTGGTTGGGACTCATCCTGATTGACTTGTTCGGCGTGCGATTCGGAAGTCTGCCAACGATGGGACGGGACGGATTCACCTCGCTTATGCTGCCATCACTGACGCTGGGACTTGCCATCTCCAGTGTTTATGTACGTCTTTTACGCTCCAGCCTTCTGGACTCTCTGAGTCAGGAATTTGTACGTTCTGCCCGGGCTAGAGGGATCTCGGAGGGGCGTATCTTCTTCCTGCATGCATTCAGACACAGTCTGCCTCCGGTGATCACCGTATTTGGGGTCAGTTTGGGGAGTCTGATTGGCGGCGTGGTGGTGATTGAAGTGCTGTTTGCTTATCCGGGGATCGGCAAGCTGGTAGTTGATGCCATCCGCCAGCGCGATTATCCGTTGATTCAAGGATACATCCTGATCATGGCCATCATCGTGTTCCTCGTGAATACCGCCGTCGATCTGTCGTACCGTTATTTAAATCCAGAGATGAAATTGAAGGAAAGGGAGGCCCACCGATGA
- a CDS encoding SDR family NAD(P)-dependent oxidoreductase has protein sequence MDMGLNNKTALITGSTKGIGKAIAIELAKEGVNVLINGRNVEEVECVVSDIKAAYPNTSPQNAAADIVNATEREALFSKFPQVDILVNNTGIYEIISYYDVDDAVWEKYIQINVLSANAVTKFYLPSMLSNGFGRIIFIASDEAVMPGQMPQYAVTKSMLLSLSKSLSKLTVDTEVTVNTIMPGPTLSEHVQQIVESVIQEENMTFEEKEKQFMASHLPQSELQRFIRPSEIGRLATFVCSPYAAPFKGSPIRMDGGMVPTIY, from the coding sequence ATGGATATGGGATTGAATAACAAAACAGCATTGATTACTGGATCAACGAAAGGAATCGGCAAAGCGATTGCCATCGAGTTGGCCAAAGAGGGCGTTAACGTGTTAATCAATGGACGGAATGTTGAAGAAGTAGAATGCGTCGTTAGCGATATCAAGGCTGCGTATCCGAATACGTCTCCTCAGAATGCTGCAGCTGATATCGTTAATGCCACTGAGCGGGAGGCTTTGTTTTCCAAGTTCCCGCAGGTTGATATTTTGGTCAATAACACCGGGATTTATGAGATCATATCTTATTATGACGTAGATGATGCGGTGTGGGAGAAATATATCCAAATCAACGTGCTTTCCGCAAACGCAGTCACCAAATTTTATTTGCCGTCCATGCTGAGCAATGGCTTTGGCCGCATCATTTTTATAGCGAGCGATGAAGCAGTGATGCCTGGACAGATGCCGCAATATGCCGTAACCAAGTCGATGCTTCTCTCCCTCTCGAAAAGTTTGTCCAAATTGACAGTGGACACGGAGGTAACAGTCAATACGATTATGCCTGGACCAACACTTTCAGAGCATGTGCAGCAGATCGTTGAGAGTGTTATTCAGGAGGAGAATATGACTTTTGAAGAGAAAGAAAAACAATTCATGGCCTCTCATCTTCCACAATCCGAGCTGCAGCGATTCATTAGACCCAGTGAAATCGGTAGGCTTGCGACATTTGTATGCAGCCCTTATGCAGCACCGTTCAAAGGTTCACCGATCCGTATGGACGGGGGAATGGTTCCGACGATTTACTAA
- a CDS encoding WXG100 family type VII secretion target — MSTIKVTPEQLHHVSNQVDQARQQLEHIQDNLSRQIMFLQAVWLGVTQERFYGDFARSRPVLQKALESMLYTSKELKDIATRFEQADAEKGSLGGVIGAVGAAAMTKSSGSDAGSGDKGYRMAQVDVFGRLMWMPVNENGVPDQASLQAYEKDQGHLDINRMQAAGHVEEPGEDINALQIKAFENRIHPFTGELVSDKYAQMMLTSLKFSQIVMAFQMVRGSIPGRKGPFHLPASDPAVAKMKANVANAEKASVNNKIHEVNPSKKFTGSGMKDYDKVAEMEYESIRQTKMHDIKDVAANTGLSVDEIRAMKKHLFFGKHQVPQPGGKEFKMERFIADDEIAYAWKTAQKGELSVEQKSWFKQLADHELVERKLMAQDKSIGL, encoded by the coding sequence ATGAGTACAATCAAAGTGACCCCTGAACAATTACATCACGTATCGAATCAAGTGGATCAGGCGAGACAACAGTTGGAGCATATCCAGGATAACCTTTCAAGGCAGATCATGTTTCTTCAGGCTGTATGGCTGGGTGTGACGCAGGAACGTTTTTATGGTGATTTTGCACGGTCACGTCCTGTATTACAGAAAGCACTGGAGAGCATGTTGTATACTTCAAAAGAGTTAAAGGATATTGCTACGAGGTTTGAGCAGGCAGATGCCGAGAAGGGCAGTCTGGGTGGTGTTATTGGCGCTGTGGGTGCGGCAGCGATGACGAAGAGCTCGGGGAGTGATGCGGGTTCGGGGGATAAAGGCTACCGGATGGCACAAGTCGATGTCTTTGGTAGGCTGATGTGGATGCCTGTAAACGAAAATGGTGTTCCCGATCAGGCATCTCTGCAAGCTTATGAGAAGGATCAGGGGCATTTGGATATCAATCGGATGCAAGCAGCAGGTCATGTGGAAGAGCCGGGGGAAGATATCAATGCGTTGCAGATTAAAGCTTTTGAAAATCGAATCCATCCCTTCACGGGCGAGCTTGTATCCGACAAGTATGCTCAGATGATGCTGACTTCTCTGAAGTTCAGCCAGATCGTTATGGCTTTTCAGATGGTTCGCGGAAGTATACCGGGTCGCAAAGGACCATTTCATTTGCCTGCTTCTGATCCGGCAGTCGCAAAGATGAAGGCTAATGTGGCGAATGCAGAGAAAGCTAGCGTAAACAACAAGATTCACGAAGTGAACCCAAGTAAAAAGTTTACCGGCTCCGGGATGAAGGATTATGATAAAGTGGCAGAGATGGAGTATGAGTCCATAAGACAAACAAAAATGCATGATATCAAGGACGTTGCGGCAAATACCGGATTAAGTGTAGATGAAATAAGAGCCATGAAGAAGCATTTATTCTTTGGCAAGCATCAGGTTCCTCAACCTGGTGGTAAAGAGTTTAAAATGGAACGGTTCATAGCAGACGACGAAATAGCATACGCATGGAAAACTGCTCAAAAGGGTGAACTGAGCGTTGAACAAAAATCTTGGTTCAAGCAATTGGCAGATCATGAGCTAGTTGAGCGGAAGTTGATGGCACAGGACAAAAGTATCGGACTTTAG
- a CDS encoding WXG100 family type VII secretion target, with protein sequence MAKIQIPVDQMTHTIGLFKLGHGHLQQILARLHSQLTPLLDSFEGETAERFAHLSRYAEKNLNTTLDLLHTISLRLEEIRDRFLDSDSTMVNISALLQYQANTGAARANDLVCGPNESPSKRSVEEHMEAFFKQAGENVISIGDSALQLGKDFIEHPLDTAGNFLYDNTIGTITDIGNGIAFTWNYAWDNGDTRNQAEKYITAEFDKMKQEGGAEYAANITTSMLLGLFGWKVGIKSIDGKQHHSPHTDSGGSKNRNEDTEEKSDLKEDSPPEFGNPYVNKAMLDKSKMYRANLSYDCSEIAEDLATAAKGKGQIITLKSSDKGTIEIEQYGTKQDFYYHTVYSDGKYVYDPRYRDKPVLKESYLKSIQQHNNGKIQLSIKPLEN encoded by the coding sequence ATGGCGAAGATACAAATTCCTGTGGATCAAATGACACATACAATTGGTCTATTTAAGTTAGGACATGGGCATTTGCAACAAATTTTAGCTAGGCTGCACAGTCAACTCACTCCTCTCCTAGACAGTTTTGAGGGCGAGACTGCCGAGCGCTTTGCCCATTTGTCTCGTTATGCAGAGAAAAACCTAAATACCACTCTTGATCTGCTTCATACAATATCTCTTCGTTTGGAAGAGATCCGGGATCGTTTTTTAGATAGTGATTCCACTATGGTTAATATCTCCGCGTTACTACAGTATCAGGCTAATACGGGTGCAGCTCGTGCTAATGATCTTGTTTGTGGTCCTAACGAGTCCCCTTCTAAACGGAGCGTTGAAGAACACATGGAAGCTTTTTTTAAGCAAGCCGGAGAGAACGTCATATCCATTGGTGATTCTGCCCTGCAGCTAGGTAAAGACTTTATTGAACATCCATTAGATACTGCGGGTAACTTCTTGTATGATAATACCATCGGTACAATTACGGACATCGGAAACGGTATTGCATTTACTTGGAACTACGCCTGGGATAACGGAGATACCCGAAATCAGGCAGAGAAGTATATTACAGCCGAATTCGATAAAATGAAGCAAGAAGGCGGAGCAGAGTACGCTGCAAATATCACAACTTCCATGCTTCTTGGCCTTTTTGGCTGGAAGGTCGGGATTAAGTCAATTGATGGTAAACAGCACCATTCACCTCATACCGATTCTGGAGGAAGCAAGAATAGGAATGAGGATACTGAAGAAAAATCAGACCTTAAGGAAGATTCTCCCCCTGAATTTGGGAACCCTTACGTGAATAAAGCAATGCTGGATAAATCTAAGATGTACAGAGCAAACCTATCCTATGATTGTTCAGAAATAGCGGAGGATTTAGCAACAGCGGCTAAAGGGAAAGGTCAAATAATCACTCTCAAATCTTCGGATAAAGGAACCATTGAGATTGAACAATATGGAACGAAGCAAGACTTCTATTATCACACAGTATATTCAGACGGCAAATATGTTTATGACCCCAGATATAGAGATAAGCCTGTACTTAAAGAAAGTTATTTGAAATCCATTCAACAACATAATAACGGGAAAATACAACTATCAATTAAACCATTAGAAAATTAG